The Anopheles maculipalpis chromosome 3RL, idAnoMacuDA_375_x, whole genome shotgun sequence genomic sequence TTGCATTTTCTTCGTGGGATAAACCACTCGGATGTTTTATGAAACGAATTGCATTTGTGAACAttctaaaaatattcattttataaatatcatttcccacacacaaacactaacTCCATCTCGTTgcagaatagaaaaaaaatgttatttaacTTGTATTTTCTACCTTCAAACACGCATTTGACACGTACTATAATGGAGTGCTTTATCGTACTATTACATTTTCTTACAAGCTATAAccgttccgaaaaaaaaatgtttagcaTCGTCTCATACTTAACATCGTGTTAATCTCCCATATCGTGAGCCGTATTTTGTCTATAATTTCCCGCAACTGTTTGTTCTTTAGCTGCACCATCGCCACCAGCTCACGATTTTCCTGCAGCGCTTTCTTGTACTCCTCCGTGTGTACCGGTTCGGTCCGTTCGATTTCACCCTTCAGCGGTATCAAACTTTCCACATGCGTATACTCCATCCCCTGCTGGCAATTATCGTTACACTTGTCGTACAGCAGCCGCAACCGTTTAAACAGCAGCCGAATCGTACGGAACTGTTCCTGTACCTTCGCTTTCTTATCATTGCTCGACAGCTGACCCTGGTTCGTACCGTTCGGTGGTTGTATCGAGCGCAATATGCCAAACACTTCCTGAAATCGGCTCACAATATCTTGCACTGTTTCCTGCCCAATGCGGCACAGCGAAAGTAGATTAAATTCGgctttctgttgctgctgtacggttgttcctccaccaccaccaccaccaccgcccggtTGATTCGGTGGAACGGATTGGTTCTGCGATTGTGGGTTGTTCATTACGTTACCGGGTCCgacattaccacccggttGCATACCCATCTGAGCCGTTGGTTGGCTGGCTTGATGGGAAGCGTTCTGGCCGACCATTTGATTTTGTCCTTGCTGGTGCTGGTTCGACGGTACCTGTTGGGGGTTGGTTTGCATGCCTTGTGcggcttgctgctgttgttgtgcatTTTGCTGCATCATACCGGGATTTAGACCCATGTCCTGATTGCCCTGCCCGGGTACGCCTTGCATTTGTGGACTGTTCATAACGTTGTTTTGGTTGAAACCTGAACAAAGGTTGTAAACATTAAGGGATGCAATGGAAATCGGGGAAGCATCAGCCGGACACTTCTTCTACATACCCATCATACCCATTTGGTTGGGAACGTTCATTTGATTTAGATGTTGCTGAATTATCGGGCTATTGTAATTTCCCCGATGCCCACTAGGGCTCTGGTAACCTCCCGGAAACTGGCCAGACATGTTTAATGCACAAAATATCGTACTTTTTACCACCTTTTCCGACAAATTCTTTCGCTTGGTTTATTTTTCCGATGCGGCAAACTTtgcatttgttgttttgacaGTAGAGCACGCAAAATCATCTTTCTCACCAATGTATACATTGATGGTGCAGATGCGCATctgctcactatagtgagaagcatGATTTTGCTC encodes the following:
- the LOC126565069 gene encoding mediator of RNA polymerase II transcription subunit 30; the encoded protein is MSGQFPGGYQSPSGHRGNYNSPIIQQHLNQMNVPNQMGMMGFNQNNVMNSPQMQGVPGQGNQDMGLNPGMMQQNAQQQQQAAQGMQTNPQQVPSNQHQQGQNQMVGQNASHQASQPTAQMGMQPGGNVGPGNVMNNPQSQNQSVPPNQPGGGGGGGGGTTVQQQQKAEFNLLSLCRIGQETVQDIVSRFQEVFGILRSIQPPNGTNQGQLSSNDKKAKVQEQFRTIRLLFKRLRLLYDKCNDNCQQGMEYTHVESLIPLKGEIERTEPVHTEEYKKALQENRELVAMVQLKNKQLREIIDKIRLTIWEINTMLSMRRC